One segment of Anopheles stephensi strain Indian chromosome 3, UCI_ANSTEP_V1.0, whole genome shotgun sequence DNA contains the following:
- the LOC118514074 gene encoding xanthine dehydrogenase, translating to MAPSSVRGEPDGLLQQFNRNQPLVFFVNGKKVTDDRPDPECTLLAYLRDKLRLCGTKLGCAEGGCGACTVMVSKVDRRTGHLQHLAINACLTPVCSVHGMAVTTVEGIGSTRTRLHPVQERIAKAHGSQCGFCTPGIVMSMYSLLRSSPVPSMKELEIAFQGNLCRCTGYRPILEGYKTFTKEYGTDCAMGEKCCRNGNGKGCGQNGNEEVDTELFQPSEFMPYDPSQEPIFPPELKLSDKLDSESLVFRTSRTAWYRPTKLSDLLALKKVHPETKIVVGNTEVGVEVKFKHFDYPVLANPSQIKELTMIERQEHGMKIGSAVTLMEMENALRKEIETGPATETRLFQAIVDMLHWFAGKQIRNVASVGGNIMTGSPISDLNPIFTAAAIELEVASLDGGVRKVRMGDGFFTGYRKNVIQPQEVLLSLFIPRTSKDQHFIAHKQAKRRDDDIAIVNGAFNVRFRPGTDIVEQIHLAFGGMAPTTVLAKQTAAALVGARWDVQLVERCNDLLVEELPLSPSAPGGMIVYRRSLTLSLFFKAYLAIAQSLDKQQIPNRKPIGDREKSGASTFHTLVPKSTQLFEKVSGDQPTTDPIRRPQVHASAYKQVTGEAIYCDDIPKFSNELYLAFVYSTKAHAKILSIDPSEALSQEGVHRFFSAEDLTEEQNKAGPVFHDEFVFVKDVVTTQGQIIGAIVADNQTIAQRAARKVKVAYEELQPIIVTLEDAIKQESFYPGFPRVIVKGDVEKAFSEADFIVEGDCRMGGQEHFYLETQACLAVPKDSDEIEVISSTQHPTEVQHHVAQALGIPASKVVSRVKRLGGGFGGKESRAAIVAIPVALAAHRLGRPVRCMLDRDEDMAVSGTRHPFYFHYKVGVSKEGKLIAGDFRSYNNGGHSMDLSFAVLERSMFHIQNAYRIPHLRVRGWVCRTNLPSNTAFRGFGGPQGMMAAESMMRHVARVLKRDYIELVELNMYREGDTTHYNQQIEGCNVGKCWSEVLQSSDFAKRRQAVEQFNQEHRWRKRGIHVVPTMFGIAFTVLHLNQSGALVHVYQDGTVLLTHGGTEMGQGLHTKMIQVAATALGIPFDRIHISETSTDKVPNTSATAASAGSDLNGTAVLNACKTISERLEPIRREYPDKDWNFWVSKAYFSRISLSATGFYATPDLGYDFATNSGKAFNYYTYGAACSEVEIDCLTGDHQVIRTDIVMDLGSSINPAIDIGQIEGGFMQGYGLFTLEEMVYSPQGQVYSRGPGMYKLPGFADIPGEFNVSLLTGAPNPRAVYSSKAVGEPPLFLASSVFFAIRDAISAARQEENLGEDFTLVSPATSARIRTACQDKFVERFTKQQTNGRENYIPWNVMP from the exons aTGGCCCCATCGAGTGTCCGCGGTGAACCAGATGGCCTGTTGCAACAATTCAACAGAAATCAACCGCTGGTTTTCTTCGTCAACGGAAAGAAG GTTACCGATGACCGCCCAGATCCCGAGTGTACTCTGTTGGCGTATTTGCGTGACAAACTGCGTCTCTGTGGCACGAAGCTCGGATGCGCCGAGGGAGGATGCGGAGCGTGTACGGTGATGGTGTCGAAGGTCGATCGCAGGACGGGCCATCTGCAGCATCTGGCGATCAACGCCTGTCTAACGCCGGTGTGCTCCGTTCACGGAATGGCCGTAACAACGGTTGAGGGTATTGGAAGTACCCGGACACGCCTCCATCCGGTCCAGGAACGCATCGCCAAGGCGCACGGCTCGCAGTGCGGCTTTTGCACTCCCGGCATCGTTATGTCAATGTACTCGTTACTACGAAGCTCTCCCGTTCCGTCGATGAAAGAGCTGGAGATAGCCTTCCAGGGCAATCTGTGTCGCTGTACCGGGTATCGCCCAATCCTGGAGGGATACAAAACCTTCACCAAGGAGTACGGCACTGACTGCGCTATGGGCGAGAAATGCTGTCGAAACGGAAACGGCAAAGGTTGCGGCCAGAACGGTAATGAAGAGGTAGATACGGAGCTGTTTCAACCGAGCGAGTTTATGCCCTACGATCCATCCCAGGAGCCCATCTTCCCTCCAGAACTGAAGCTCTCGGACAAACTCGACTCAGAGTCGCTGGTTTTTCGTACGTCCCGCACCGCCTGGTACCGGCCAACGAAGCTTTCGGATTTGTTGGCGCTGAAAAAAGTTCATCCGGAAACGAAGATTGTCGTCGGCAACACGGAAGTAGGGGTTGAAGTCAAGTTTAAGCACTTTGACTATCCCGTCCTGGCCAATCCTTCCCAAATAAAGGAGCTGACGATGATCGAGCGACAAGAGCATGGTATGAAAATAGGATCCGCGGTCACGctgatggaaatggaaaacgcGCTCCGGAAGGAGATTGAAACCGGTCCGGCGACTGAGACGCGCCTGTTTCAAGCTATCGTCGATATGCTGCACTGGTTTGCAGGCAAGCAAATCCGCAATGTGGCTTCCGTGGGAGGTAACATCATGACGGGAAGTCCGATTTCCGACTTGAATCCCATCTTCACTGCGGCAGCTATCGAACTGGAAGTAGCGAGCTTGGACGGCGGAGTTCGGAAAGTGCGAATGGGCGATGGATTCTTCACTGGCTATCGAAAGAACGTGATTCAACCCCAGGAAGTTCTGCTGTCCCTCTTTATCCCGCGGACCAGCAAAGATCAGCATTTCATTGCGCATAAACAGGCCAAACGGCGCGATGACGATATTGCCATCGTGAACGGAGCGTTCAATGTACGCTTTCGCCCGGGAACGGATATTGTCGAACAAATCCACCTGGCATTCGGTGGAATGGCGCCAACGACTGTTCTGGCCAAGCAGACGGCCGCTGCTCTGGTCGGAGCTCGATGGGATGTTCAGCTTGTCGAACGGTGCAACGATTTGCTTGTGGAAGAGCTTCCACTCAGTCCATCGGCTCCTGGTGGTATGATCGTTTACCGACGATCGCTAACGTTGAGCCTCTTCTTCAAGGCATACCTAGCGATCGCCCAATCGCTTGACAAACAACAAATCCCTAACAGGAAGCCCATAGGAGATCGCGAGAAGAGCGGTGCCAGCACTTTCCATACGCTAGTGCCCAAGAGTACCCAATTGTTTGAAAAGGTTTCTGGCGATCAACCCACTACCGATCCAATCCGTCGACCGCAGGTGCATGCCTCGGCCTACAAGCAGGTCACCGGAGAAGCCATATATTGTGACGACATTCCAAAGTTTTCCAACGAGTTGTATCTAGCATTCGTATACAGCACGAAAGCGCACGCCAAAATTCTATCAATCGATCCGTCGGAAGCACTGAGCCAGGAAGGTGTCCATCGCTTCTTTAGTGCGGAGGATCTTACGGAAGAGCAGAACAAAGCAGGTCCTGTTTTTCACGATGAGTTTGTATTTGTGAAGGATGTTGTAACTACCCAGGGCCAGATTATCGGCGCAATCGTGGCCGATAACCAAACAATTGCACAACGTGCTGCTCGCAAAGTGAAGGTGGCGTATGAAGAATTGCAACCAATAATCGTAACGCTGGAGGATGCAATCAAACAAGAATCATTCTATCCCGGATTCCCAAGAGTCATCGTTAAGGGAGATGTAGAGAAGGCGTTTTCCGAAGCTGACTTTATCGTCGAAGGTGATTGCCGCATGGGAGGGCAGGAACACTTCTACCTTGAAACGCAAGCGTGTCTCGCTGTGCCGAAGGATTCGGACGAGATCGAGGTGATCAGCAGTACCCAGCATCCTACCGAGGTTCAACATCACGTGGCACAGGCGCTTGGAATACCTGCCTCAAAAGTTGTGTCCCGCGTTAAACGTCTTGGGGGCGGTTTTGGTGGAAAAGAATCTCGAGCTGCCATCGTAGCCATACCGGTCGCGCTGGCCGCCCATCGCCTTGGAAGGCCCGTCCGATGTATGCTGGACAGAGACGAAGATATGGCAGTGTCTGGCACACGGCATCCGTTCTATTTCCATTACAAAGTTGGAGTCAGCAAAGAAGGAAAGCTGATTGCCGGAGATTTTCGTTCATACAACAACGGTGGACACTCGATGGACTTGTCTTTCGCTGTTTTGGAGCGTTCAATGTTCCATATCCAGAACGCTTATCGTATCCCTCATCTACGCGTTCGTGGGTGGGTTTGCCGTACGAATCTGCCTTCAAACACCGCATTCCGTGGATTCGGAGGACCCCAAGGCATGATGGCGGCAGAATCGATGATGCGTCACGTTGCACGCGTACTTAAGCGGGACTACATCGAGCTGGTCGAGTTGAACATGTACCGAGAAGGTGACACAACGCATTACAACCAGCAAATCGAAGGATGTAACGTTGGTAAGTGTTGGAGCGAAGTCCTACAATCTTCCGACTTTGCCAAACGCCGGCAAGCTGTTGAGCAGTTCAATCAAGAGCACCGTTGGCGTAAGCGCGGGATTCACGTCGTTCCGACAATGTTTGGCATCGCCTTCACGGTGCTGCATCTCAACCAAAGTGGTGCGCTCGTTCACGTTTATCAGGACGGTACGGTGCTGCTCACGCACGGAGGAACCGAAATGGGTCAAGGATTGCACACGAAGATGATTCAGGTCGCGGCCACAGCTCTGGGAATTCCTTTCGATCGTATCCACATTTCTGAAACGTCTACCGATAAGGTTCCCAACACTTCGGCGACGGCGGCCAGCGCTGGTTCGGACCTGAATGGAACAGCGGTGCTGAATGCGTGCAAAACCATCAGCGAACGATTGGAACCGATTCGTCGAGAATATCCCGACAAGGACTGGAATTTTTGGGTCAGTAAAGCTTACTTCAGCCGTATTTCGCTGTCGGCTACTGGGTTCTATGCTACACCAGATCTAGGATATGATTTTGCCACCAACTCGGGCAAAGCGTTCAACTACTACACGTACGGTGCTGCTTGCTCCGAGGTCGAAATCGACTGTTTGACTGGCGATCACCAGGTCATTCGGACCGACATCGTTATGGATTTGGGATCCAGCATCAATCCCGCCATCGACATCGGCCAAATCGAAGGCGGTTTTATGCAGGGCTACGGTTTGTTCACACTCGAGGAAATGGTATATTCACCACAGGGACAGGTTTACTCACGAGGACCCGGTATGTACAAATTGCCCGGGTTTGCCGACATTCCTGGCGAGTTCAATGTATCGCTGCTCACTGGAGCTCCGAATCCGCGGGCAGTCTACTCCTCGAAGGCAGTTGGTGAACCACCGCTCTTCTTAGCTTCGTctgttttcttcgcaattcGAGATGCAATATCTGCCGCTCGGCAGGAGGAAAATCTGGGTGAAGATTTTACTCTCGTTTCTCCGGCAACTTCCGCACGAATTCGTACAGCTTGTCAGGATAAGTTTGTAGAACGATTCACTAAACAACAGACCAATGGCCGCGAAAACTACATTCCCTGGAACGTAATGCCTTAA